A portion of the Leptospira licerasiae serovar Varillal str. VAR 010 genome contains these proteins:
- a CDS encoding YgaP family membrane protein, which produces MKFINSNFWDRVFRVVLGTSLITWAFYIEDLYKLAIFAVGFIILATGIVGWCPIYSLFGWNTRTHSKKS; this is translated from the coding sequence ATGAAATTTATAAATTCTAACTTTTGGGACAGGGTATTCAGAGTGGTATTAGGAACCTCCTTGATTACCTGGGCATTTTATATAGAAGATTTGTATAAACTTGCGATTTTTGCAGTAGGCTTCATTATCCTGGCAACAGGGATCGTAGGTTGGTGTCCGATTTACTCCCTATTCGGCTGGAATACTCGGACCCACTCTAAAAAGTCTTAG
- a CDS encoding helix-turn-helix domain-containing protein has translation MKVDTFLPSKNLQPYIRQFLIIESENGMQNKILPGSSLVISFRINGSISHKEENRESILPSSGITGLRRFPRLIEYSPKASTLLVIFREGGAASFIKEPIHTLFEMNLSLDHLISPKKVSETEEKLSKSKTNPERISIVENFLVSEWIGTKKNNLILDSITRIRKSKGTLKIRDLLKGMPISRDSYEKKFRELIGTSPKQFSYMVRMKNIIDSYSFETNLTEVAQEAGYFDQAHFIKDFKTFTNETPKQFFKLSTPYW, from the coding sequence ATGAAAGTTGATACATTTTTACCTAGTAAAAATTTACAACCGTATATACGCCAATTCCTGATCATTGAAAGTGAAAACGGAATGCAAAATAAAATCCTTCCCGGATCTTCTTTAGTAATTTCCTTTAGGATCAACGGAAGTATTTCTCATAAGGAAGAAAATCGAGAAAGTATTCTGCCAAGCTCCGGAATTACAGGCTTACGACGTTTTCCTAGATTGATCGAATATTCCCCAAAGGCCTCTACTCTATTAGTAATTTTTAGAGAAGGTGGAGCTGCCAGTTTTATCAAGGAACCGATCCATACCCTATTCGAAATGAACCTGTCTTTAGATCATCTGATCTCCCCTAAAAAAGTGTCTGAAACGGAAGAAAAACTTTCCAAATCAAAAACGAATCCGGAAAGGATCTCTATTGTGGAAAATTTTCTGGTCTCGGAATGGATAGGGACTAAAAAGAATAATCTAATATTGGATTCTATCACTCGGATCAGAAAGTCGAAAGGAACTCTGAAGATCAGGGATCTATTGAAAGGAATGCCGATCAGTAGAGATTCGTATGAAAAAAAATTCAGAGAATTGATTGGGACTAGCCCTAAACAATTCTCCTATATGGTGCGAATGAAGAATATTATAGATTCCTATTCTTTTGAGACAAATTTAACGGAAGTGGCCCAAGAAGCCGGATATTTTGACCAGGCGCATTTTATTAAGGACTTCAAAACTTTCACAAACGAGACCCCTAAACAGTTTTTTAAACTTTCTACTCCCTATTGGTAA
- a CDS encoding cation-translocating P-type ATPase, giving the protein MPQATEILYKGLSFQEASELLQKFGPNESKLKKTSFWRISLSILAEPMLALLLACGFIYALLGDLEEAITLSIAVIAVISLTIYQKNKSEKALESLRKLSPLKAKVIREGKKIEIDSAQLVPGDLVYLSEGDKVPADGYLVDGLNLHSDESLLTGESIPVLKEETDLNSQGPYSEFQKVYSGTKIVSGEGIFKVLFTGDLTSIGSIGKEMGEISESESPLQKEAKKFTTSFFLGALVISAFLIYGLGIRSGNWMQAVLAALTFLMAVLPEEIPVVLSIFFSLGAWRISKSGVLTRKLNSIESLGAATVLCVDKTGTLTENQMKVKGLVSSQENSLFEFKTPEVAEEFHILLEFSILASKKDPFDPMEKAIRELGIKLLYDTEHLHADWKLEKEYPLSPKLLALSYAWNSEEPGAFVIGTKGAPEAIFDLCHFSKEKTEYWEKITETYSLQGYRAIGVARSKITNSSLPENQHDLEFEFLGLILLEDPVRESVPSSVSECVQAGIRVIIITGDHAGTAKAVASKIGLEDHKESITGDELEKLTEEELASKLDTIGIFSRIKPAQKLKIVRAFQKKGEIVAMTGDGVNDALALQAAHIGISMGKRGTDVAREASDLVLLDDNFSSIVKSVFLGRRIYENIQKSISYILSVHVPIIGMSLLPAFTGDPIFFFPAHILILELIIDPTCSIVFESLDLEKGDRYSSPRRKNSSLMTVSRFLLSFAQGAIVLVLLITLYFKMKEKGISENEIRSFGFIFLVASNFSLMLTNLTHKGGFVSILRSLHSTVFWIFFLATSALIASFQFDFSLRLFGFHRIPLDWVFSAIGLGLISGLVWEVRKIRFSA; this is encoded by the coding sequence ATGCCCCAAGCAACGGAGATCCTTTACAAAGGTTTAAGCTTTCAGGAAGCATCCGAACTTCTTCAAAAATTCGGACCGAACGAATCCAAACTCAAAAAAACATCCTTCTGGCGGATCAGTCTTTCTATTCTCGCAGAACCGATGCTTGCCTTACTGCTGGCCTGCGGTTTTATCTACGCTTTACTCGGCGATTTGGAAGAAGCGATCACACTTTCCATAGCAGTCATTGCAGTTATTTCTCTCACTATTTATCAAAAGAATAAGTCCGAAAAAGCTTTGGAGTCTCTCAGAAAACTCTCCCCTTTAAAGGCAAAGGTGATCCGAGAAGGAAAAAAGATAGAGATTGATTCCGCCCAACTTGTTCCTGGAGATTTGGTCTATTTATCCGAAGGAGACAAGGTCCCGGCTGATGGATATTTGGTAGACGGATTAAATCTGCATTCTGACGAATCTCTTTTAACGGGAGAGTCTATCCCTGTATTAAAAGAAGAAACGGATCTAAACAGCCAAGGTCCATATTCCGAATTCCAAAAGGTATATTCCGGAACAAAGATCGTTTCCGGAGAAGGAATTTTTAAAGTATTATTTACCGGAGATCTTACTTCCATCGGTTCTATCGGAAAAGAAATGGGAGAAATTTCCGAATCGGAAAGCCCTCTCCAAAAGGAGGCGAAAAAATTTACGACGTCCTTCTTTTTGGGAGCTTTAGTAATTTCTGCTTTTTTAATATACGGACTTGGGATACGTAGTGGAAACTGGATGCAGGCAGTCCTGGCAGCGCTTACATTCTTAATGGCTGTATTGCCGGAAGAAATTCCTGTAGTCCTAAGTATATTTTTTTCATTAGGAGCGTGGAGAATTTCCAAAAGTGGTGTTTTGACAAGAAAACTGAATTCGATAGAATCGCTCGGGGCAGCGACGGTTTTATGCGTAGATAAAACTGGTACTTTAACCGAAAACCAAATGAAAGTGAAAGGTTTGGTTTCTTCCCAAGAGAATTCTTTATTCGAATTTAAAACTCCCGAAGTCGCGGAAGAATTTCATATACTTTTGGAATTCTCCATTCTTGCTTCCAAAAAAGACCCTTTTGATCCTATGGAAAAAGCGATCCGAGAGTTAGGGATTAAATTGCTGTACGATACGGAACATCTTCATGCCGATTGGAAATTAGAAAAAGAATATCCACTTTCACCAAAGTTACTCGCACTTAGTTACGCTTGGAATTCGGAAGAACCCGGAGCGTTTGTGATCGGTACAAAAGGAGCTCCGGAGGCAATATTCGACCTTTGCCATTTTTCGAAGGAAAAAACGGAATATTGGGAAAAAATCACTGAAACTTATTCGCTACAAGGATACCGAGCCATCGGAGTAGCAAGATCCAAAATTACAAATTCATCTCTTCCTGAAAATCAACACGATCTAGAATTCGAATTTTTGGGTCTGATCTTATTGGAAGATCCTGTCAGAGAATCAGTACCTTCTTCCGTTTCCGAATGTGTCCAAGCAGGGATAAGGGTTATTATCATCACAGGCGATCACGCAGGGACCGCTAAGGCAGTAGCTTCCAAGATCGGATTAGAGGACCATAAGGAAAGTATAACCGGCGACGAGTTAGAAAAACTTACGGAAGAAGAGTTAGCCTCCAAGTTAGATACCATAGGAATTTTTTCCAGGATAAAGCCAGCTCAGAAATTAAAGATAGTACGAGCATTTCAGAAAAAGGGTGAAATTGTCGCTATGACAGGAGATGGAGTAAACGACGCTCTTGCCCTCCAAGCGGCTCATATCGGTATCTCTATGGGAAAAAGAGGTACAGATGTAGCAAGAGAAGCTTCGGATCTCGTGTTGTTGGATGATAATTTTTCCTCCATAGTAAAGTCCGTATTTTTAGGAAGAAGGATCTATGAGAATATACAAAAAAGTATTTCTTACATTCTATCCGTTCATGTCCCTATCATAGGAATGTCTTTATTGCCTGCATTTACGGGAGATCCAATCTTCTTCTTTCCTGCACATATTTTAATCTTAGAGTTAATTATAGACCCTACATGTTCTATCGTTTTCGAATCATTGGATTTGGAAAAAGGTGATCGTTATTCCAGTCCTAGAAGGAAGAATTCTAGTCTAATGACCGTCTCTCGATTTCTTCTTTCATTCGCGCAAGGTGCGATCGTGCTTGTCTTGCTAATTACTTTATATTTCAAGATGAAAGAAAAAGGTATTAGCGAAAATGAGATCAGATCTTTCGGTTTTATATTCCTTGTAGCATCCAACTTCAGCCTAATGCTAACGAATCTAACTCATAAAGGCGGATTTGTCTCCATCTTGAGATCCTTACATTCCACCGTGTTCTGGATCTTTTTCTTAGCGACTTCCGCATTGATAGCAAGTTTCCAATTCGACTTTAGTCTTAGGTTATTCGGTTTTCATAGAATCCCATTGGACTGGGTATTTTCCGCAATCGGATTGGGGCTTATCTCCGGTCTTGTTTGGGAAGTAAGGAAAATACGATTTTCTGCTTGA
- a CDS encoding thiol-activated cytolysin family protein — MKIVKNWIKPSVAAVLTAGYLASCSPNQSNLNGLLGFLAGSGSSKQVQESGPGALKIADAGELYTEPSYGQALSSSTKESITPFPAGIPVPDSKTGHYSCTTTKWGASEVRSLVDRAILNQGSEVIYPGALLQGKFLEAGGYTPVTIPRSGGKIFLTGLKLSPNAIYSKELAQVSASNIQQGIQDILSTDVVGTAADASFSVEQVYNENHLLFNLGLDARFSDVGLKVSLGIDNLGKKNYILMKFAQKFYDVNFEDPILSTSVFKDGANFQDPEGQIAANNPPLYVSKVSYGRVVYFLLESEYTALQVKTALEVAWDPGILSAVSPVPPIGGEVSVTHEQVLDRTRIAYFVRGGNAGLALAPISSADSATPGSMYQAIRNFLANPEAANYSAANPGVPIAYTLNYLKDRSVAKMSYTTVYDQRDCEATYSENPQVFTAKLGKVDDKVRFLMDGQEFFSTNPEADVYTGPEINLNNAMSVGSEHEFTVELINSNCFGAALDIDLKLNGTVLRTRNLNRSVSTCGKQLTYKYKLNKITGAWSILEENETAEF; from the coding sequence ATGAAGATAGTGAAAAATTGGATCAAACCGTCGGTTGCAGCTGTTCTAACGGCAGGATACTTAGCGAGTTGTTCCCCAAATCAATCCAACTTAAACGGTTTATTAGGCTTTTTAGCAGGCTCCGGCTCTTCAAAACAAGTGCAAGAATCAGGCCCGGGAGCGCTTAAAATTGCGGATGCAGGCGAATTATATACGGAACCTTCTTATGGACAGGCTCTTTCTTCTTCCACTAAGGAATCGATCACTCCTTTTCCTGCAGGTATCCCTGTTCCGGATTCTAAAACAGGTCATTATTCTTGCACGACTACCAAGTGGGGTGCATCCGAAGTAAGAAGCCTTGTGGATCGCGCCATTCTGAACCAAGGATCCGAAGTGATCTATCCAGGCGCGTTATTACAAGGTAAGTTTTTGGAGGCAGGAGGATACACTCCGGTTACCATTCCTAGATCCGGCGGTAAAATTTTCCTTACCGGTTTGAAACTTTCTCCGAACGCGATCTACTCTAAGGAATTAGCTCAAGTAAGTGCATCCAATATACAACAAGGGATCCAAGACATTCTATCCACAGATGTTGTAGGAACTGCAGCAGATGCTTCTTTTAGCGTAGAACAAGTTTACAATGAAAATCATCTTCTTTTCAATCTTGGATTAGATGCTCGTTTCTCGGATGTCGGCTTAAAAGTCAGCCTCGGGATCGATAATTTGGGGAAAAAGAACTATATTTTGATGAAGTTCGCTCAGAAATTCTACGACGTAAATTTTGAAGATCCTATTCTATCCACTTCGGTCTTTAAGGACGGGGCTAACTTCCAAGATCCGGAAGGACAGATCGCGGCAAACAATCCTCCATTATATGTTTCTAAAGTTTCCTACGGAAGAGTGGTTTATTTCCTGTTGGAGTCCGAATACACTGCACTCCAAGTTAAAACCGCTTTGGAAGTTGCCTGGGATCCAGGGATTCTTTCTGCGGTTTCTCCCGTTCCTCCGATCGGTGGGGAAGTTTCCGTTACTCATGAGCAAGTTTTAGACAGGACCCGGATTGCATATTTCGTAAGAGGTGGAAACGCAGGTTTGGCCTTGGCTCCTATCAGCTCCGCCGATTCCGCAACTCCAGGAAGTATGTACCAAGCAATTCGCAATTTTTTAGCGAACCCGGAAGCTGCTAATTATTCCGCAGCGAACCCTGGAGTTCCTATCGCTTATACATTAAACTATCTTAAAGATAGATCCGTTGCTAAGATGAGCTATACCACAGTGTATGACCAAAGAGACTGTGAGGCAACCTACTCCGAAAATCCTCAGGTATTCACTGCAAAACTCGGAAAAGTGGACGACAAGGTACGTTTCTTAATGGATGGACAGGAATTTTTCTCCACAAATCCGGAAGCGGATGTTTATACAGGACCTGAGATCAATCTAAACAATGCAATGAGTGTAGGTTCAGAACATGAGTTCACAGTAGAACTGATCAACTCGAATTGTTTCGGAGCAGCCTTGGACATCGATCTGAAGTTGAATGGAACGGTATTAAGAACACGTAATCTAAATAGAAGTGTAAGCACCTGTGGAAAACAGTTAACTTACAAATACAAATTAAACAAGATTACTGGCGCTTGGTCCATTCTTGAAGAGAACGAAACAGCAGAATTCTAA
- the galE gene encoding UDP-glucose 4-epimerase GalE, whose product MKKILITGGAGYIGSHMNKYLHKLGLETVVFDNLSNGHEKAVKWGKFFKGDLLNKSDLARVFSEHEFEAVIHFAAFAYVGESVTDPQKYYVNNVVGTLQLLEAMKEHGVKYFIFSSTCATYGAVTEVPILETTPQNPINPYGQSKLMIEKILADYSHAYDLKYVALRYFNASGSDLDIGEEHDPETHLLPIVIEKALGKRDSLTVNGNDYDTKDGTAVRDYIHVMDLAQAHYLGLEYLKKGGTSDFFNLGTGQGFSILEIIKTVEKVSGVSIPYKIGPRREGDPAKLIADNTKAKKILGWDPKFAKIEDIVTSAWEFHKNHSH is encoded by the coding sequence ATGAAAAAAATCCTGATCACCGGTGGGGCCGGATATATCGGTTCCCATATGAATAAATATCTGCACAAATTGGGGCTGGAGACCGTAGTATTCGATAATCTATCCAACGGTCATGAGAAAGCTGTTAAGTGGGGAAAGTTTTTCAAAGGAGATCTATTAAATAAATCGGATCTGGCTCGTGTATTTTCGGAACATGAATTCGAAGCGGTCATTCACTTCGCTGCGTTCGCATACGTGGGAGAGTCCGTTACCGATCCCCAAAAATACTATGTAAACAATGTAGTGGGCACATTACAACTTTTGGAAGCGATGAAGGAGCACGGAGTCAAATACTTCATATTCTCTTCGACCTGCGCTACTTACGGGGCTGTTACAGAAGTACCGATCTTAGAGACCACTCCTCAAAATCCGATCAATCCTTACGGACAATCCAAACTTATGATCGAAAAAATTTTGGCGGACTACTCACATGCGTACGATTTGAAATACGTAGCTCTTCGTTACTTTAATGCATCGGGTTCCGACTTGGATATAGGCGAGGAACATGATCCGGAGACACATCTTCTTCCTATCGTGATCGAAAAAGCATTAGGAAAAAGAGATTCACTTACGGTAAACGGAAACGATTATGATACCAAAGACGGTACTGCTGTTCGAGACTATATCCATGTTATGGATTTGGCCCAAGCCCATTATCTTGGATTGGAGTATCTAAAAAAAGGTGGAACTTCCGATTTTTTCAACTTAGGAACAGGACAAGGATTTTCTATTTTAGAAATTATTAAAACAGTGGAGAAGGTCTCGGGGGTCTCTATCCCATACAAGATCGGCCCTAGGAGAGAAGGGGATCCTGCTAAATTGATCGCAGATAACACTAAAGCCAAAAAGATTTTGGGTTGGGATCCTAAATTCGCAAAGATAGAGGATATAGTAACTAGCGCCTGGGAATTTCACAAAAACCATTCTCACTAA
- a CDS encoding antibiotic biosynthesis monooxygenase family protein, protein MQKVLIDTFIVPKNAEEEFFSRVKVNRNLIKTLPGFIQDSAYIREKSPAEFQFVTVAIWENEEAISNAKKEVLSSYQREGFDMPAMLQRLGITIERGIFEPSKS, encoded by the coding sequence ATGCAAAAAGTTTTGATAGATACATTTATAGTTCCTAAAAACGCGGAAGAAGAATTTTTCAGTCGGGTCAAAGTAAATCGGAATCTAATTAAAACCCTCCCAGGTTTTATCCAAGATTCCGCATATATCCGCGAAAAAAGTCCGGCCGAATTTCAATTTGTAACTGTTGCAATTTGGGAAAATGAAGAAGCAATTTCTAACGCAAAAAAAGAAGTGCTATCCTCTTATCAAAGGGAAGGTTTTGATATGCCTGCGATGTTGCAGAGACTTGGGATTACCATTGAAAGAGGGATTTTTGAGCCTTCAAAAAGTTAA